Proteins encoded within one genomic window of Choristoneura fumiferana chromosome 28, NRCan_CFum_1, whole genome shotgun sequence:
- the LOC141443746 gene encoding multiple C2 and transmembrane domain-containing protein-like, whose protein sequence is MKLDKEKTHELRQELDDGFGEIHLYVTMCTIRDNSPSQVDETSEGDIWKKKQYDWFNLQELLQGDVQEVGQLHVRVVAARGLNAKPNAYCTLELHNQQVQTHSCRATSEPAWNKRYVFNVYDITSTLDVKINDSSLRSSFRNESLGIVSIPLFRIVNGEMRWYALKDMNKRNGAKGNHPRVLLQMSMMYNPTKAALKLFRPKEVKYLDKPKKLDLDVVYKNTVFIQDLFNFLHFLNDAFMRLFEWDNQELSVIMLIGWLVFWFYFRAWTIPLFLLAPFVFHLKLTRVLECNLFVATFHLSDKYIIVNSFPRLYTFFFSFFEYLDEVNCHFEFCYVYFICLVLYGQWPIFPNVDYVFAYFLAEKTLETSYRNYDDGNLMNSSERHEQSLKGKVQALPEIAAGIIANIELLVSLVERLYNLGTFKVPFLSYVTMMLLVVMSFVVYVVPFNYLLMGLGVYKFIRKYLNPDRKLNNDLVDFISRIPDNEIWKDWKELSVPEPLQCVSDNKLTRSFSDNHSDSDLT, encoded by the exons ATGAAGTTAGACAAGGAAAAGACACACGAGCTGCGACAGGAATTGGAcgatggtttcggagaaatccATTTGTACGTGACGATGTGCACCATCCGAGATAATTCGCCGTCTCAGGTCGATGAAACATCTGAAGGGGACATTTGGAAGAAGAAACAatat GATTGGTTCAATCTCCAGGAGTTACTACAGGGCGATGTGCAGGAAGTTGGCCAGCTCCACGTGAGGGTGGTGGCGGCTCGGGGCTTGAATGCCAAGCCCAATGCTTACTGCACGTTGGAGCTGCATAACCAGCAGGTGCAGACACATAGCTGTCGGGCCACCAGCGAGCCTGCGTGGAACAAACGATACGTTTT caATGTATATGACATTACGTCAACTTTGGATGTAAAAATTAATGATAGTTCGCTTAGATCTTCCTTCCGTAATGAGAGTCTGGGTATAGTGTCTATACCGTTATTCAGAATTGTAAATGGAGAGATGCGATGGTACGCGTTAAAAGACATGAATAAAAGGAATGGTGCCAAAGGGAATCATCCTAGAGTCCTGCTGCAGATGTCCATGATGTATAACCCG ACAAAAGCAGCACTAAAGTTGTTTCGACCTAAGGAAGTGAAATATTTGGATAAgccaaagaaattagacctggACGTCGTGTACAAAAACACAGTGTTTATtcaagatttatttaatttcctaCACTTTCTAAACGATGCTTTTAT GCGTCTTTTTGAATGGGACAACCAAGAACTCTCAGTAATAATGCTCATAGGGTGGCTGGTTTTTTGGTTCTACTTCAGAGCTTGGACGATACCGCTGTTTCTTTTGGCACCCTTCGTGTTCCATTTA aAACTGACTCGTGTACTAGAGTGCAACCTTTTCGTTGCAACATTCCATTTATCTGACAAATATATAATCGTGAATTCGTTTCCTCGACtgtatacgttttttttttcttttttcgagTACTTAGACGAAGTAAATTGCCATTTCGAATTTTGTTATGTTTACTTCATATGTCTCGTACTATACGGACAGTGGCCTATCTTTCCCAATGTTGATTATGTGTTCGCTTATTTTCTAGCTGAAAAGACGCTCGAAACATCATACAGAAACTATGATGACGGAAATTTAATGAATAGCAGCGAAagg CATGAACAAAGTTTAAAGGGGAAAGTTCAAGCACTACCAGAAATAGCTGCCGGCATAATTGCGAACATTGAGCTCTTAGTATCATTGGTTGAACGATTGTATAA CCTGGGAACGTTCAAAGTGCCGTTTCTGAGCTATGTCACCATGATGCTACTAGTCGTGATGTCGTTCGTTGTTTATGTGGTTCCGTTTAATTATCTACTGATGGGACTCG GCGTTTATAAATTTATCAGAAAGTATTTAAATCCTGATAGGAAGTTGAACAACGATTTGGTTGATTTTATATCACGAATACCGGATAATGAAATATGG AAAGATTGGAAGGAGCTGAGCGTGCCGGAACCCCTACAGTGCGTCTCGGACAACAAACTAACAAGGAGCTTCAGCGACAATCATTCTGACTCTGATCtgacttaa